A section of the Mycolicibacterium anyangense genome encodes:
- a CDS encoding TetR/AcrR family transcriptional regulator, with amino-acid sequence MARPPEFDRAQALVRALHLFWEKGYERTTVRDLTEVMGISAPSLYNSFGGKKELFDEAVAQYASAPSRVIPPALEERRARDVFAKILDIAVREYSGLGHPAGCFVISDPVLREERESGRRAIRERLCTAQRDGDLAADADVDALSDYIDIVLRGMSSLARDGADTAALRAAADVALRAWPRMPGRTTGR; translated from the coding sequence ATGGCGCGGCCACCGGAGTTCGACCGAGCGCAAGCATTGGTCAGAGCCCTCCACCTGTTCTGGGAGAAGGGCTACGAGCGTACGACCGTCCGCGACCTGACCGAGGTGATGGGCATCTCCGCGCCCAGCCTGTACAACTCGTTCGGTGGCAAGAAAGAACTCTTCGACGAGGCTGTTGCTCAATACGCCAGCGCGCCTTCGAGAGTGATCCCGCCGGCACTGGAGGAGCGGCGGGCACGCGATGTTTTCGCCAAGATCCTCGACATTGCGGTTCGGGAATACAGCGGCCTCGGGCACCCTGCGGGATGCTTCGTCATCTCCGATCCGGTACTGCGTGAGGAACGCGAGTCGGGGCGGCGCGCCATCCGGGAACGGCTGTGCACAGCCCAGCGGGATGGCGACCTGGCGGCCGACGCCGACGTAGATGCGTTGAGCGACTACATCGATATCGTGCTGCGGGGTATGTCGTCGTTAGCCCGTGACGGTGCGGACACCGCAGCCCTGCGCGCCGCTGCCGACGTGGCGTTGCGGGCCTGGCCGCGGATGCCGGGTAGGACCACCGGCCGTTGA
- a CDS encoding NADPH-dependent F420 reductase, with protein MHQLLVRVGHCQFSLAGNCLPSTAERPPVLFCNEVYKTSRLTHSRPESSQTLPIERPIVTYSIIGTGNIGSALAGQFARSGLEVMVATAKGPSAVEPLAEQIGPQIKPVDVTDALGADAVILAVPFDAVRGLVSSVDDWNGRIIIDATNAIDYEDFSPADLGGTPSSGLVEEWATNARVVKAFGSTWAKILARDPDQGPHGRRVMFLSGNHPAANAAIAALITQMGFAPIDLGRNDQGGLLQQFGGPLTTHSFISQPISGAAPGEMDLTLGR; from the coding sequence AGTCTTATTTTGTAACGAAGTATACAAAACTAGTAGACTGACGCACAGCAGGCCCGAAAGCTCTCAAACATTGCCCATCGAAAGGCCAATCGTGACGTACTCGATCATCGGCACCGGAAACATCGGATCAGCCTTGGCAGGCCAATTCGCACGCAGCGGTCTCGAGGTGATGGTCGCGACCGCCAAGGGCCCATCCGCGGTCGAGCCCCTCGCTGAGCAGATCGGTCCACAGATCAAGCCCGTCGACGTCACCGATGCCTTGGGGGCCGACGCCGTAATTCTGGCCGTTCCCTTCGACGCCGTACGCGGACTGGTTTCCAGCGTGGATGACTGGAACGGCCGGATCATCATCGACGCAACCAATGCGATTGATTACGAAGACTTTTCGCCGGCCGACCTGGGTGGGACACCGTCCTCCGGCTTGGTCGAAGAATGGGCCACCAACGCTCGCGTGGTCAAGGCATTCGGCAGTACCTGGGCAAAAATCCTGGCCCGCGATCCCGATCAGGGACCCCATGGCCGGCGGGTCATGTTCCTATCGGGCAACCATCCCGCGGCCAACGCGGCAATCGCGGCATTGATCACGCAGATGGGTTTCGCCCCCATCGATCTCGGCCGCAATGATCAGGGTGGCCTCCTGCAGCAGTTCGGCGGCCCGTTGACTACGCACAGCTTCATCTCGCAACCGATCAGTGGGGCGGCGCCCGGGGAGATGGATCTGACCCTGGGCCGTTGA